Proteins encoded within one genomic window of Synechococcus sp. PCC 7335:
- a CDS encoding aldo/keto reductase produces MIATNKTFQLGNELAVNRIGYGAMRLTGQPGNFGPYPQWENGKALLQRAVELGVNFFDSARSYGPEYVDRLIGEAINLKHSPTVVATKGGIDKPAPGNIQVDGSAATLTRQIDDALKNLKVDRIDLFQLHRIDPKTPIEESVEALRAAQTAGKIRLIGLSNVNRVQLDQALSVAPIASIQNRFNQAEQEQNSLVDYTAQRGIAFIPYGPLGANPMKQGATLPAQAALAWLLMRSPNIIVIPGTTSIAHLEENMTAWNLVQ; encoded by the coding sequence GTGATAGCAACCAACAAAACCTTCCAGCTCGGTAACGAATTAGCCGTCAACCGCATAGGCTATGGTGCGATGCGCTTGACTGGACAACCAGGAAATTTTGGCCCATACCCACAGTGGGAGAATGGAAAAGCGCTTTTGCAAAGGGCTGTAGAATTGGGCGTGAACTTCTTCGATTCAGCGCGTTCATATGGACCCGAATATGTAGATAGGCTCATCGGAGAAGCAATCAACCTAAAACATTCGCCAACGGTCGTTGCGACCAAAGGCGGTATAGACAAGCCCGCGCCTGGCAATATTCAGGTGGATGGTTCAGCAGCAACACTCACCCGACAGATTGACGATGCATTAAAGAATTTAAAGGTAGATAGAATAGATCTTTTTCAACTGCACCGGATCGATCCAAAAACGCCGATCGAAGAGTCGGTAGAAGCATTAAGAGCAGCACAGACAGCGGGGAAAATCCGGTTGATTGGGCTTTCGAATGTGAACCGAGTGCAGCTAGACCAAGCACTGTCTGTAGCGCCAATCGCCTCCATTCAAAATCGATTCAACCAAGCCGAGCAAGAGCAGAACTCACTTGTAGACTATACAGCTCAAAGAGGTATTGCGTTTATTCCCTATGGCCCGTTAGGGGCTAATCCGATGAAGCAAGGAGCAACCTTACCTGCACAAGCAGCCTTGGCTTGGCTATTGATGCGATCGCCCAACATCATTGTCATCCCTGGTACTACCTCAATTGCTCACTTAGAAGAGAATATGACTGCCTGGAATCTCGTTCAGTAA
- a CDS encoding cyclic nucleotide-binding domain-containing protein: MTTDTFPKLVKLDRLSQLLLLAVTVLIYSVLGMAIANSLFVSHVGAKHLPQAFILIGLCSMPAYAVFSQIVDRYSRPQLFRYVLLISVGVILGLRLLLLQESAYAYYILLIAIFFQWDFHNNVLYPSLLTDYFTTLEYKRYAPYIGIAQAVGTLLGGGLTALLSHYFRTRDLLLFMPVVFLIGVAQLIYLERSQRRVNVGEANHSTGIIESLRTFPELVRRYPLALFLASSSFLLVIIYTSSEFLWFSIYGSHFSEQALTGFLGGMRIVISLVQVAVIYGATRPLLKTLGVAQMNPVYPLTTLASFAGLLFHFGLPAAIGLHVNGDALYKGINLPVHQLNYNAIPREFVGRIRSLSDGLIYAVGLTLAGTLLWISETRLSLVQVAWLVTGLTVLLLLVRLPMGRFYASGLEAMIRSDSLDLDEFDLYPIQLTPQSTTAVKDLLTDGDRYSQIKGLELAARMGHPDRFLLEVESIVVSSHASHSPPDSQVYEHVIALFSHSSPELQATFSSKLQAPELRAFALEILLINHDIPAAKDIKKWLADPHEDMRILAKIAYLIANSSDSAQASADFVPHGAVEGIEEADAAFWPNPLTPKAARIITRVVAYSKEPRLAPLIPNVVLTQTSPDIVRTGLEALQPLTYRGDDATAYMAQSKLNHYDPTVKIAALNLLRINCCDQALPAIGDCLGDDDPRVRAQAARALAAYGRAGVDLAKASLNNTQVEVVNAAITAIGLVRSRYASNVLFDYLAPSYALLSDTCRWQAQIPTQAPSWQALSVAIVDYHSRLIQKVLYILSALGHARTVNAVNRLLATNAQVELENAIEVLASLNHRRFVVPLMPLLEALVSPSTTESVGEEISRVTPIWLKTKGYRLLLEALESNDRWIKSGALIALAMVPATLVNDPDPFVKQVASQIFETTLPAKTVMNRLLLLKSVSLFKNLSLDELMLIDENLDQTQVLAGATIFTEGDLAAHLYIIAEGQVQLVKEIDGAKRSLRQIGKGDYFGEVALFDDAPLWDGAIAQTDCTLLKLEKNQFLSLITQRPHMILEICRFLSQRLRQTDHYRLEKTTDMRPLLERQVDS, translated from the coding sequence ATGACAACCGATACCTTTCCCAAATTAGTTAAGTTAGACCGGTTGTCTCAGCTCTTGCTGCTAGCAGTAACAGTGCTGATATACAGCGTGTTAGGAATGGCGATCGCCAACTCACTATTTGTTAGTCATGTAGGGGCTAAGCATTTGCCCCAGGCATTCATTTTGATTGGGCTGTGCTCAATGCCCGCCTACGCAGTGTTCTCGCAGATCGTAGATCGCTACAGTCGACCGCAGCTTTTTCGCTATGTGCTGCTGATATCTGTGGGTGTCATCTTAGGACTGCGACTGTTGCTACTTCAAGAGTCTGCCTATGCCTACTACATTTTGCTAATTGCGATTTTCTTTCAATGGGACTTTCACAACAATGTGCTCTATCCCAGCCTGTTGACGGACTATTTTACGACGCTTGAGTATAAGCGCTACGCCCCCTATATTGGCATTGCTCAAGCCGTAGGTACGCTGTTAGGAGGGGGTCTAACCGCACTGCTTTCGCACTATTTTAGAACCCGAGATCTACTGTTGTTCATGCCGGTGGTGTTCTTGATTGGGGTGGCGCAGCTGATCTATCTAGAGCGATCGCAGCGGCGGGTAAACGTAGGCGAGGCCAATCATTCTACAGGTATTATCGAATCGCTACGCACTTTCCCAGAGCTAGTAAGACGCTATCCACTAGCGCTATTTCTAGCTAGTAGCAGCTTCTTACTAGTCATTATCTACACCAGCTCTGAATTTTTATGGTTCAGCATCTACGGTAGCCACTTTAGTGAACAAGCGCTGACCGGCTTTTTGGGCGGAATGCGAATTGTTATTAGTCTGGTACAAGTGGCGGTCATCTATGGAGCGACGCGGCCCCTACTAAAAACGTTGGGTGTAGCACAGATGAATCCGGTGTATCCACTCACCACCCTAGCCAGCTTTGCCGGGCTACTCTTCCACTTTGGTTTGCCTGCGGCGATAGGACTGCATGTTAACGGCGATGCTCTGTATAAGGGGATCAACCTACCTGTCCATCAGCTTAACTACAACGCAATTCCGCGAGAGTTCGTTGGGCGGATTCGTTCGTTGAGTGATGGACTTATCTACGCGGTAGGGCTGACCTTGGCTGGAACGCTACTTTGGATCAGTGAAACCAGGTTAAGCCTGGTTCAGGTTGCTTGGCTTGTAACGGGTCTGACAGTACTGCTGCTGCTAGTGCGTCTACCAATGGGACGATTTTACGCGAGCGGTCTAGAGGCGATGATTCGCTCAGACAGTCTAGATCTCGATGAGTTTGATCTATATCCCATTCAGCTAACGCCCCAGTCCACCACAGCCGTTAAAGATCTGCTAACTGACGGCGATCGCTATAGCCAGATCAAAGGACTCGAACTGGCAGCGCGCATGGGTCATCCAGATCGGTTTCTTCTAGAAGTAGAATCGATTGTGGTGAGTTCACATGCCTCTCATAGCCCACCTGATAGCCAAGTCTACGAACACGTTATTGCGCTGTTTAGTCATAGTTCGCCCGAGCTTCAAGCAACATTTAGCTCTAAGCTACAGGCTCCTGAGCTAAGAGCTTTTGCTTTAGAAATACTACTAATCAATCACGATATTCCAGCGGCGAAAGACATTAAGAAGTGGCTAGCTGACCCTCATGAAGATATGAGAATACTGGCCAAGATTGCCTACCTAATCGCAAATTCTTCTGACTCAGCTCAAGCCTCAGCAGACTTCGTCCCACATGGTGCCGTAGAGGGTATAGAGGAAGCCGACGCTGCCTTTTGGCCTAATCCGCTTACGCCTAAGGCTGCGCGCATCATCACACGAGTCGTTGCCTACAGCAAAGAGCCGCGTCTAGCACCGCTTATTCCTAACGTCGTCTTGACACAAACTAGCCCTGATATTGTTCGCACTGGACTAGAGGCGCTACAGCCGCTTACCTATCGAGGTGATGATGCCACCGCTTATATGGCTCAAAGTAAGCTGAATCACTACGATCCTACGGTCAAAATTGCGGCTCTAAACCTGCTGCGGATTAATTGCTGTGACCAGGCACTACCTGCCATCGGTGACTGCTTAGGCGATGACGATCCGCGTGTACGAGCACAGGCGGCTAGAGCTCTAGCTGCATACGGTCGGGCGGGGGTTGATCTAGCCAAAGCTAGCTTAAACAATACCCAGGTTGAGGTAGTGAATGCGGCCATTACAGCGATTGGTCTAGTGCGATCGCGCTACGCAAGCAATGTGTTGTTTGACTACTTGGCACCAAGCTATGCACTACTTTCTGATACTTGTCGCTGGCAAGCACAGATACCTACTCAGGCGCCTAGTTGGCAGGCGCTGAGCGTAGCGATTGTCGACTATCATAGTCGTCTGATTCAGAAAGTACTCTATATCCTCTCAGCACTAGGGCATGCTCGTACGGTGAACGCTGTGAACCGGCTGCTAGCGACTAATGCTCAAGTAGAATTAGAAAACGCTATCGAAGTACTTGCTTCACTTAACCATCGGCGATTTGTGGTGCCGCTGATGCCACTACTAGAAGCCTTAGTATCACCATCGACCACAGAGTCTGTAGGGGAGGAAATTAGTAGAGTTACGCCAATCTGGTTGAAGACAAAAGGCTACCGGCTGCTGTTAGAGGCTTTAGAATCAAATGACCGTTGGATTAAGTCAGGCGCACTCATTGCTTTGGCAATGGTTCCAGCTACGCTAGTGAATGATCCAGATCCGTTTGTAAAACAGGTAGCGAGTCAAATCTTTGAAACTACTTTGCCTGCTAAAACCGTTATGAACCGATTGCTGCTATTGAAGAGCGTTTCACTATTTAAGAATCTCTCGCTAGACGAGCTGATGCTGATTGATGAGAATCTAGATCAAACCCAAGTGCTTGCGGGCGCGACGATCTTCACCGAGGGTGACCTTGCAGCTCACTTATACATCATTGCTGAAGGGCAAGTGCAGCTTGTTAAAGAGATTGATGGAGCGAAGCGATCGCTGCGACAGATAGGGAAGGGCGACTATTTTGGTGAGGTTGCTTTGTTTGACGATGCACCGCTGTGGGACGGCGCGATCGCACAGACAGACTGCACCCTGCTAAAGCTAGAGAAAAATCAGTTCTTGAGTTTGATCACTCAGCGGCCTCACATGATTTTAGAAATCTGTCGCTTTTTGAGTCAGCGACTCCGGCAAACCGACCACTACCGCTTAGAAAAGACTACTGACATGCGACCGTTGTTAGAAAGGCAAGTCGATAGCTAG
- a CDS encoding LysR family transcriptional regulator has product MSKSLDRLTLLQTFVRIADAGSISAAARDLGLSQPSVSRQLAELESRFQTQLMRRTTHSLSLTEAGAELLADSRQLLNDWEALEEKHIETGEMLRGGLKVVAPVALGQLHLIDIALRFQQQHPLISLSWQLEDGNIRFSEVGCDCWIKIGPIQDNSLQVEPLGEVERLVVGAPEAITHFGSLETPRAVAKFPFIALSPFEGGQIPLTNLLGKTISIAPPVRMSTNNIFALRRATLAGLGLSVMPRWLIQTELESGQLIDLLPEWRAPKLTIHLAYLPRRHQLRRLRGFIEVMRASVLDISGVEESFIARKAG; this is encoded by the coding sequence GTGAGTAAGTCACTAGATCGACTAACCCTTCTACAAACATTTGTGCGTATTGCCGATGCAGGCAGCATCAGCGCTGCCGCTCGCGATTTAGGCTTGTCTCAACCGTCGGTCAGCCGTCAGCTAGCTGAGCTGGAGTCTCGATTTCAGACTCAGCTGATGCGACGGACCACGCATTCTCTTTCGTTGACAGAAGCAGGCGCGGAGCTGTTAGCAGATAGTCGGCAACTGCTAAATGACTGGGAGGCCTTAGAAGAAAAGCATATAGAGACTGGTGAAATGCTGCGAGGCGGGCTGAAAGTTGTAGCACCTGTTGCACTTGGACAGCTTCATTTGATAGACATAGCCCTTCGGTTTCAGCAGCAGCATCCGCTGATTTCCCTCTCTTGGCAATTAGAAGATGGCAACATTCGATTTTCAGAAGTGGGATGCGACTGCTGGATCAAAATCGGGCCTATTCAAGATAATTCACTCCAAGTAGAACCATTGGGTGAAGTAGAGCGGTTGGTAGTTGGTGCTCCTGAAGCAATCACGCACTTTGGCTCTCTAGAAACACCTAGAGCAGTAGCTAAATTCCCCTTTATTGCGCTTAGCCCTTTCGAGGGTGGGCAAATCCCATTAACCAACTTACTTGGGAAGACAATTTCAATCGCGCCCCCAGTGCGAATGAGTACGAACAATATCTTTGCCCTACGCCGTGCAACCCTAGCTGGACTAGGACTATCGGTAATGCCCCGCTGGCTAATTCAAACAGAGTTAGAGAGTGGGCAATTGATAGATCTTCTACCGGAATGGAGAGCGCCGAAATTGACTATACATTTGGCCTATCTACCCAGGCGACATCAGCTCAGGCGATTACGCGGTTTCATAGAAGTGATGAGGGCATCAGTACTGGATATTTCCGGCGTAGAAGAGAGCTTCATTGCCAGAAAAGCCGGGTGA